In the genome of Massilia sp. PAMC28688, one region contains:
- the nagZ gene encoding beta-N-acetylhexosaminidase, which yields MNTLDETTKLKQLAGQLIMIRFPGTELDAATASFIRQHSIRGVCLFRRNMVNREQLSRLTADLRAVMGPGSLIALDQEGGAVVRSTWVPAPPAAMGLGAADDAGLSREIGAAVARAVKSMGFNWNFAPVLDLNNNPHNPVIAERSFGADPQRATELAMAWMDGSASEGVACCVKHFPGHGDTHVDSHRDLPTVDKPLAELENFEFKPFRMACGHAPAIMTAHIVYPALDAEYPATMSRRILHNLLREQWGFRGVIITDGMDMHAIAGRYGAGPAAVRALLAGADMVMALGTPATQAETIDAIAEAIGAGALPMSEVSERLARLDALAEAYPCTARDYLEDAHDRQIMERGWQRCLTARGNVQRPAPGSKVRLVVRQDVVSDGVSEAGVPAAAVAASLARLYEVDLVTFGDAERFDWASLPDDGRFVFLASTSRLRYGPNARATWKPDLHLALWNPYQALDIAAPALITYGFAAPALDAVNAWLAGSLEAAGKCPVPGFE from the coding sequence ATGAACACACTGGACGAGACGACGAAGCTGAAACAACTGGCGGGCCAACTGATCATGATCCGCTTCCCCGGCACCGAACTTGACGCTGCCACCGCCAGCTTCATTCGCCAGCACAGCATCCGCGGTGTGTGCCTGTTCCGCAGGAACATGGTCAACCGCGAACAGCTCTCGCGCCTGACGGCGGACCTGCGCGCGGTGATGGGGCCCGGCTCCCTGATCGCACTGGACCAGGAAGGCGGCGCCGTGGTGCGCTCGACCTGGGTGCCGGCGCCACCGGCGGCCATGGGACTGGGCGCGGCGGACGACGCCGGCCTGTCGCGCGAGATCGGCGCGGCCGTCGCGCGCGCCGTCAAATCAATGGGCTTTAACTGGAACTTCGCGCCGGTGCTGGATTTGAACAACAACCCGCACAACCCGGTCATCGCGGAGCGCTCGTTTGGCGCCGATCCACAGCGCGCCACGGAACTGGCCATGGCCTGGATGGATGGCAGCGCGTCCGAAGGCGTGGCCTGCTGCGTCAAGCACTTCCCTGGCCACGGCGACACCCACGTGGACTCGCACCGCGACCTGCCAACCGTGGACAAGCCGCTGGCCGAGCTGGAAAACTTTGAATTCAAGCCGTTCCGCATGGCCTGCGGCCACGCGCCGGCCATCATGACCGCCCATATCGTGTACCCCGCGCTGGATGCCGAATACCCGGCCACCATGTCGCGCCGCATCCTGCACAACCTGCTGCGCGAGCAATGGGGCTTCCGCGGCGTGATCATCACCGACGGCATGGACATGCACGCCATCGCCGGCCGCTATGGCGCCGGCCCCGCCGCCGTGCGCGCCCTGCTGGCCGGCGCCGACATGGTGATGGCGCTTGGCACGCCCGCGACGCAGGCCGAGACCATCGATGCCATTGCCGAGGCAATTGGCGCCGGCGCCCTGCCCATGTCGGAGGTGAGCGAGCGCCTGGCACGCCTGGACGCCCTGGCCGAAGCGTATCCCTGCACGGCGCGCGACTACCTGGAAGACGCGCACGACCGCCAGATCATGGAGCGCGGCTGGCAGCGCTGCCTGACGGCGCGCGGCAATGTGCAGCGCCCGGCGCCGGGATCAAAAGTCCGCCTGGTGGTGCGCCAGGACGTGGTCAGTGACGGCGTGTCCGAGGCCGGCGTGCCTGCTGCGGCAGTGGCGGCGTCGCTGGCGCGCCTGTACGAGGTTGACCTGGTTACCTTTGGCGACGCCGAGCGCTTTGACTGGGCCAGCCTGCCGGACGACGGCCGCTTCGTGTTCCTGGCTTCTACCTCGCGCCTGCGCTATGGCCCCAACGCGCGTGCGACCTGGAAGCCGGACCTGCACTTGGCGCTGTGGAACCCGTACCAGGCGCTCGACATCGCGGCGCCGGCCCTGATCACCTACGGCTTTGCCGCGCCCGCGCTGGACGCGGTCAACGCCTGGCTGGCCGGGTCGCTGGAAGCGGCCGGCAAGTGCCCGGTCCCGGGATTTGAATAA
- a CDS encoding MFS transporter, producing the protein MTIEKSSTSSPAWWVPSLYLAQGLPFFAVMVLAGQMLKSMGLANDVITHWTALLGGAWILKPLWSPFMELASSKKKMVVLFQLAGGICLALVAVALQLPFWFAAVIVMLALIAICSATHDIACDGLYIVSLDDKQQAQYAGWTGTFFNAGRVLAAGGLLSLAGYLEKTSGVVSAWSSVFVILGITMVVLAAYNFSALPQARNAAVNSQSARDIATTLYEVIVEYFRKPGIWIAIAFIILFRAGEAQVQTIGPLFLREARELGGLGLSTSEVGAVYGTAGTVAFIVGSIAGGYFTSWLGLKRAILPLILAVNLPNIVFYYLAAAQPTELTVIGLALGVEMFGYGFGFVGLILYMMQVVAPGKYQTAHYALSTGIMQLGFALFKYFSGDVQIALGYQNFFLWVLACSVPVLVMSQMIGMSAIQKNVAPA; encoded by the coding sequence ATGACGATCGAAAAATCATCCACAAGCAGTCCGGCCTGGTGGGTTCCCAGCCTGTACCTGGCCCAGGGCCTGCCATTTTTTGCGGTAATGGTCCTGGCCGGGCAGATGTTAAAGAGCATGGGCCTGGCCAATGACGTCATTACCCACTGGACCGCGCTGCTCGGTGGCGCATGGATCCTCAAGCCGCTCTGGAGCCCCTTCATGGAACTGGCCTCGAGCAAAAAGAAGATGGTGGTGCTGTTCCAGCTGGCAGGCGGCATTTGCCTGGCGCTGGTGGCGGTAGCGCTGCAATTGCCGTTCTGGTTTGCGGCCGTCATCGTCATGCTGGCCCTGATCGCGATCTGCTCGGCCACCCACGATATCGCCTGCGACGGCCTGTACATCGTCAGTCTCGATGACAAGCAGCAGGCGCAGTACGCCGGCTGGACCGGCACCTTTTTCAATGCCGGCCGGGTGCTGGCCGCGGGCGGGCTGCTGTCGCTGGCCGGTTACCTGGAAAAGACCAGTGGCGTGGTATCGGCATGGAGTTCGGTGTTCGTGATCCTGGGGATCACGATGGTGGTACTGGCGGCGTACAATTTCAGCGCCCTGCCCCAGGCGCGCAACGCCGCCGTGAACAGTCAGAGCGCGCGCGACATCGCCACCACCCTGTACGAAGTGATTGTTGAATACTTCAGGAAGCCCGGCATCTGGATCGCGATCGCCTTTATCATCCTGTTTCGCGCCGGCGAAGCACAGGTGCAGACCATTGGCCCCTTGTTCCTGCGCGAAGCACGCGAGCTGGGCGGCCTGGGACTGTCCACCAGTGAAGTGGGCGCCGTGTACGGCACCGCCGGCACCGTCGCATTCATTGTCGGTAGTATTGCCGGCGGCTATTTCACTTCCTGGCTGGGCCTCAAGCGCGCGATCCTGCCACTGATCCTGGCCGTGAACCTGCCCAATATCGTGTTCTACTACCTCGCTGCCGCGCAGCCAACCGAACTGACGGTGATCGGCCTTGCCCTCGGTGTCGAAATGTTTGGCTACGGCTTTGGCTTCGTGGGCCTGATCCTGTACATGATGCAGGTGGTCGCACCGGGCAAATACCAGACCGCGCACTACGCACTGTCCACCGGCATCATGCAGCTGGGCTTTGCGCTGTTTAAGTACTTCAGCGGCGATGTGCAGATCGCGCTCGGCTACCAGAACTTCTTCCTGTGGGTGCTGGCGTGCTCGGTGCCGGTCTTGGTGATGTCGCAGATGATTGGCATGAGTGCCATTCAAAAGAACGTGGCGCCGGCCTGA
- a CDS encoding ABC transporter ATP-binding protein: MASVSLRGIGKRYGNGHAVIDGVNLDIAHGEFMVFVGPSGCGKSTLLRMIAGLERISAGELAIGGQRANDLAPARRDLAMVFQSYALYPHMTVFENMAFALKLAGCKGAQLEQAVQRAAHILQITELLQRRPKDLSGGQRQRVAIGRAIVRKPGVFLFDEPLSNLDASLRVQMRAELRRLHQDLGATMIYVTHDQVEAMTLGQRIAVIHAGRIAQVGTPQALYNAPANLFVAGFLGAPKMNFIAAQLVEAAPQSARVSLADGTAVMVPVDARRAQPGEQLTLGIRAEHLLPDSAGPHSIALTVNQVEYLGDQTIAYASLAGNAVPIALRQHATSVDLHTGAIIHVRPDARHCHLFDSAGDAFLHPVTIPQSNQATID, from the coding sequence ATGGCAAGCGTGAGCCTGCGGGGCATCGGCAAGCGCTACGGCAACGGTCATGCCGTCATTGACGGCGTGAACCTGGACATCGCCCACGGCGAATTCATGGTCTTTGTGGGGCCTTCGGGCTGCGGCAAGTCGACCCTGCTGCGCATGATCGCGGGACTGGAGCGCATCAGCGCAGGTGAACTCGCCATCGGCGGACAGCGGGCCAATGATCTGGCGCCGGCGCGGCGCGACCTGGCCATGGTGTTCCAGTCGTACGCCTTGTACCCGCACATGACGGTGTTTGAAAACATGGCATTTGCGCTCAAACTGGCCGGCTGCAAGGGTGCGCAGCTGGAGCAGGCGGTGCAGCGCGCCGCCCACATCCTGCAGATCACGGAGCTGCTGCAGCGGCGGCCCAAGGATCTCTCCGGCGGCCAGCGCCAGCGCGTGGCGATCGGGCGCGCCATCGTACGCAAGCCCGGCGTGTTCCTGTTTGACGAGCCGCTCTCGAACCTGGACGCGAGTCTGCGCGTGCAGATGCGCGCGGAACTGCGGCGCCTGCACCAGGACCTGGGCGCGACCATGATCTACGTGACGCACGACCAGGTGGAGGCGATGACGCTTGGCCAGCGCATCGCCGTCATCCACGCGGGGCGCATTGCGCAGGTGGGGACGCCGCAGGCGCTGTACAACGCGCCGGCCAACCTGTTCGTGGCGGGCTTTCTGGGCGCGCCAAAAATGAATTTCATCGCGGCGCAGCTGGTGGAAGCGGCCCCCCAGAGTGCCAGGGTGAGTCTGGCCGACGGCACCGCAGTGATGGTGCCGGTGGACGCGCGCCGTGCGCAGCCGGGCGAGCAGCTCACGCTGGGCATTCGCGCCGAGCACCTGCTGCCTGACAGCGCCGGCCCCCACAGCATCGCCTTGACCGTCAATCAGGTGGAATACCTCGGTGACCAGACGATCGCCTACGCCAGCCTTGCAGGCAACGCGGTCCCGATTGCGCTGCGCCAGCACGCCACCAGCGTGGACCTGCACACTGGCGCCATCATTCACGTACGCCCCGACGCCAGGCACTGCCATCTGTTTGACAGCGCCGGCGACGCCTTCTTACATCCCGTTACTATTCCGCAGTCGAATCAAGCCACCATTGATTAG
- a CDS encoding lipopolysaccharide assembly protein LapB, giving the protein MSQFRLVRLSLIAAALGLSAAPALLTSAHAQAQPAAAAAAPAAQETIRPDMFKLIDPAKVKEMMAAKNYAAVQANLTAARAFPNITPYEMYVINRMELSLGATTGNDKMAMAALEAVINSGRLNATEKATFIEALANYHYNAKDYKKAIEWMKTYQKESPTPEKVTPALARAYYITDDFANAKVEAERMIAEAEKAGRKPSQEDYRLLASVAAKLKDNAGYIAATEKLVASYPSADFWTDLIRRLHNQKNLNERLRLDVYRLQMATAKEMEDVEYIEMAERAAAAGFFAEAKQVLDAGFAAGKLGNGADAAKHKAALAKATKNAADDAKTIANGEAGAMKAKSGTPLFNLGLAYVGMDQADKGIEMMEQGIAKGGMKNADDSKLRLAAAYAKAGRKDDALKTLREVKGTDGAADIARYWILHLNAPAAGTAAPAAAGAAPAATAPAAAPAPAAPAK; this is encoded by the coding sequence ATGTCCCAGTTTCGTCTCGTTCGCCTCAGCCTGATCGCCGCCGCCCTTGGCCTCTCCGCCGCGCCGGCCCTGCTCACCAGCGCCCATGCGCAAGCCCAGCCGGCCGCTGCGGCCGCCGCACCGGCGGCGCAAGAGACCATTCGTCCGGACATGTTCAAGCTGATCGATCCGGCCAAGGTCAAGGAGATGATGGCGGCGAAAAACTACGCCGCTGTGCAAGCGAACCTGACTGCCGCACGCGCTTTCCCGAACATTACGCCTTACGAGATGTACGTGATCAACCGCATGGAACTGTCGCTGGGCGCGACCACGGGCAACGACAAGATGGCCATGGCTGCGCTGGAAGCGGTGATCAATTCGGGACGCTTGAACGCAACGGAGAAAGCCACCTTCATCGAGGCGCTGGCCAACTACCATTACAACGCCAAGGATTACAAGAAGGCGATCGAATGGATGAAGACCTACCAGAAGGAAAGCCCGACGCCGGAAAAAGTGACGCCGGCCCTGGCCCGCGCCTACTACATCACCGACGACTTCGCCAATGCGAAGGTGGAGGCGGAGCGCATGATTGCCGAGGCTGAAAAGGCAGGCCGCAAGCCATCGCAGGAAGACTACCGCCTGCTGGCCAGTGTCGCCGCCAAGCTCAAGGACAATGCCGGCTACATTGCCGCGACCGAAAAGCTGGTGGCCAGCTATCCGAGCGCCGATTTCTGGACCGACCTGATCCGCCGTCTGCACAACCAGAAGAACCTCAATGAGCGCCTGCGCCTGGACGTGTACCGCCTGCAGATGGCAACGGCCAAGGAAATGGAAGATGTGGAGTATATCGAAATGGCTGAGCGTGCCGCCGCTGCCGGTTTCTTCGCCGAAGCCAAGCAAGTGCTGGATGCAGGCTTTGCAGCGGGCAAGCTGGGCAATGGCGCTGACGCTGCCAAGCACAAGGCTGCGCTCGCCAAGGCAACCAAGAACGCGGCAGACGATGCCAAGACCATTGCCAACGGCGAAGCGGGCGCCATGAAGGCCAAGTCCGGCACCCCCCTGTTCAACCTGGGCCTGGCCTACGTTGGCATGGACCAGGCCGACAAGGGCATCGAGATGATGGAGCAAGGCATCGCCAAGGGCGGCATGAAAAATGCCGACGACAGCAAGCTGCGCCTGGCCGCAGCGTACGCCAAGGCTGGCCGCAAGGACGATGCACTCAAGACCCTGCGCGAAGTCAAGGGCACTGACGGCGCGGCCGACATTGCCCGCTACTGGATACTGCATCTGAATGCACCGGCTGCAGGCACGGCAGCACCAGCTGCGGCCGGCGCTGCACCCGCGGCGACGGCGCCTGCTGCTGCACCAGCGCCGGCGGCACCGGCAAAATAA